In a genomic window of Procambarus clarkii isolate CNS0578487 chromosome 12, FALCON_Pclarkii_2.0, whole genome shotgun sequence:
- the LOC123772960 gene encoding techylectin-5A-like: MAPDTNYRISVGRYTGDAGDGLGGGKHDGYPFSTHDADHDNSTANCALAYRGAWWYDNCHISNLNGYQYVGKHESYADGIDWQPWEGYHDSLMETTMMIRPAF; encoded by the exons ATGGCTCCTGACACAAATTACCGTATCAGTGTGGGAAG GTACACGGGCGACGCCGGAGACGGTCTGGGAGGCGGGAAGCACGATGGATACCCCTTCTCCACCCACGACGCTGACCATGACAATAGTACAGCAAACTGTGCCCTCGC GTACCGTGGCGCCTGGTGGTATGACAATTGTCACATCTCCAACTTGAACGGCTACCAGTACGTTGGCAAACATGAGAGCTATGCAGACGGCATCGACTGGCAACCGTGGGAGGGCTACCATGACTCTCTCATGGAGACCACCATGATGATCAGACCAGCCTTCTAA